In a single window of the Zea mays cultivar B73 chromosome 5, Zm-B73-REFERENCE-NAM-5.0, whole genome shotgun sequence genome:
- the LOC103626022 gene encoding LOW QUALITY PROTEIN: phospho-2-dehydro-3-deoxyheptonate aldolase 2, chloroplastic-like (The sequence of the model RefSeq protein was modified relative to this genomic sequence to represent the inferred CDS: inserted 1 base in 1 codon) — MASQFAKPRSEPLEERDDVKLPSYRGDNVNGDDFTEKSRVPDPQRMIRAYSQSVATLNLLRVLATGAYAAMQRVTQWNLDFMDPSEQGDRYRELAHRVDEALGFMTAAGLTVDHPIMTTTDFWTSHECLLLPYEQSLTRKDSTSGLFYDCSAHMLWVGERTRQLDGAHVEFXRGVANPLGIKVSDKMNPSDLVKLIEILNPSNKPGRIIIITRMGAENMRVKLPHLIRVVRNAGLIVTWITDPMHGNTIKAPCGLKTRPFDSILAEVRAFFDMHDQEGSHPGGIHLEMTGQNVTECIGGSRTVTFDDLSDRYHTHCDPRLNASQSLELAFIIAERLRKRRMRSGLNNSLPLPPLAF, encoded by the exons ATGGCTAGCCAGTTTGCCAAGCCAAGGTCTGAACCGTTGGAGGAGAGGGACGACGTCAAGCTGCCAAGCTACAGGGGCGACAACGTCAACGGCGACGACTTCACCGAGAAGAGTCGTGTGCCAGACCCGCAGAGGATGATCCGCGCCTACTCGCAGTCGGTGGCGACGCTCAACCTGCTCCGCGTGTTGGCGACCGGAGCTTACGCTGCCATGCAACGCGTCACACAGTGGAACCTCGATTTCATGGATCCCAGCGAGCAAGGTGATAG GTACCGCGAATTGGCCCATAGGGTGGATGAGGCTCTTGGGTTCATGACTGCAGCAGGGCTTACAGTTGACCACCCAATAATGACGACTACTGACTTCTGGACCTCGCATGAGTGCCTTCTCTTACCCTACGAGCAGTCTCTTACCCGTAAAGACTCCACCAGTGGCCTTTTCTACGATTGTTCGGCCCACATGTTGTGGGTTGGTGAGCGCACTCGTCAACTCGATGGAGCGCATGTTGAAT TTCGTGGTGTTGCCAACCCTCTTGGCATAAAG GTGAGCGACAAAATGAACCCCAGTGACTTGGTGAAGCTGATTGAGATTCTGAACCCTTCAAACAAACCTGGAAGGATCATCATAATTACAAGGATGGGGGCAGAGAACATGAGAGTGAAGTTGCCTCATCTCATCCGTGTTGTTCGCAATGCTGGATTGATTGTAACATGGATTACTGATCCTATGCATGGAAACACCATCAAGGCCCCTTGTGGCCTGAAGACTCGTCCATTCGACTCAATTCTG GCTGAAGTGCGCGCATTCTTCGACATGCATGATCAAGAAGGAAGTCACCCAGGAGGCATCCACCTTGAAATGACTGGGCAGAACGTGACCGAGTGCATTGGTGGATCAAGGACTGTGACCTTCGATGACCTGAGCGACCGCTACCACACCCActgtgacccaaggttgaatgccTCCCAATCCCTGGAGCTCGCCTTCATCATTGCAGAGAGGCTTAGGAAGAGGAGGATGCGGTCGGGGCTCAACAATAGCCTGCCTCTGCCACCACTGGCTTTctaa